The nucleotide window CGAATCGGTTTGTGTTCGATCTTGTAATTCTGCTGGTCGTGCGACTCAAACCCTTTCGATAGCTCTTCTAAGGTCTGTCTTCCGCGCTCTTCTGAGCCGGGTCGGACACTGGAGAACGTGAAGTGACCTTCTTGAGCAACCGAGCTTCGGATGGCCGCATCGGGACTGTTTCGTTGCTTGAATTCGAGCCTCGTCGGCTTCGCATCGAAGACGTTCTCGACTTTTTGCAGGTCCTCGTCAGTACCGCCGTGGAACCGAATACTCGCGCGCTTGTCCGTTTTGTACGAGTGGTACTTTGCAGTGAAGCCGGAAACTGAAGTCCCGTATAATTCCTCGACGATCTCTTCTAAGTCGGACGGTGTGAGGAACACCCGCTCTAGAGATGGGAGGTACTGGAGCAGCTTCTCAACCGTTTTCTTCGTCCACTTCCGGCGTTCGGCAGTGATTACTCGGAGGTAGTCTCCGTCATCGATGAAGACGAATTGGTCGGTGCGTGCCCGTTTCGGCGTGTCGATTTCGACATATGACACGTCCTCGCCGAGGCGTTCTTCGTGGAAGTTGTGCTCAGTGATGTATCTCTGAATGTAGTCTGAGAGGCCTTCTGTCTCGGCTAGCCTCTCGATCTCGGTATTCAGCGACCCTAATTTGAACCCGTGGTTGTTTGCGAGGAATATCTTGACCTGCGTCTTCCGCTGGCCGCGTTCTTCCTCGTGTTTTATCTCTTCATCTGTCCGGGTGACGTACTCGATAAACATCGAGACGATCTCCTCGGTATTCCCGGACAGTTGGCTGGGTTCGAATTTCATGTCACACGTTCCTCTATACGATGGATGTACTGGAAGAGTATTCAGACTACGGAATTTAAAGTTTACCGATGGGTCTGAATTTCCTCCTGTCACATTTGGAGTCGGGATTTAATCCCGCAAGGGTTCGTCTGTAACGACGTCGTGTTCTTGGGCAGGATACGCTTTCACGTCGCTTCAACCCAACTAGGGTTCGTCTGTAACCGTGAGAAAGGTTTTACTAGTTATTGGCAACACATGATATGGCATCTTTTGGCCCCCCGGGCCTTTGGTATCGACCTCATCCATGGACAGATCCGTCTGCGATTGCCATTGGATATCCACAACGCTCTCAAAATAAACAGACATCAATTGAAACGAGATGTGTCTTGACTCGGTTACAGTGGCTGCGTCCTCGAACGAACCGGTGACAGTCACGGAGAGTCACAGCCGGTAATGGCACCCTCGATCTTGTACCTCGGTCGCTGAACTGGGTGAAGAAAGTCGATTCAGCAGATGTGTGGGATCTCAGCGGAATTTCCGTCGACCCCCCGGTGAAGAGGGTTCTTGTGGGTCGACGGAAACTGTTGAGCGGGAGCAGTGTGTAGAATGTTGAGAACCCTACGCCGGGCAGACCTGCCTCGGATATCAAACCCGTCCTGTACTTTCTTGTTCGCTCGCTCCGAGCGAATACTTGATGGAAACACGTCAGGACGCCGTCGATACTTTCGATTCGTTCCGGCAGTTCATCGGTCTCGAACGCGACGTATTCGTCCTCTCCTTGGCGATGTTCGCGTTCAGCCTGTCGTTTCAGATGACCGGACGGTATATCCCCGAATACCTCCGGGTTCTCGGGTCTGGCGCGACTGTCGTCGGATTGTACGGCAGTGTGGGAAACCTCATCGGCGCGCTCTATCCCTACCCGGGCGGGGCACTCTCCGATAGGCTCGGGTCGCGCCTCTCACTCACGCTGTTCGGAACGCTCTCTTCCGCTGGGTTTCTTCTCTGGTTCGTCGCTCCTGAGGTTCCGCCGGTGACGCTTGCGGGCGTCTCGCTCGACCCGTGGATTTGGATATTTGTCGGCCTCTTTCTCACGCAGGCGTGGAAGTCGTTCGGCTTGGGTGCGACGTTCGCTATCGTCAAGCAGAGCGTTCCGCCCGAGCGGTTGGCGATGGGCTTTGCGAGCACCGAGATATTCCGGCGAATCGGGTTCCTCCTTGGGCCACTCATCGCGGCCGCGTTGTTGGCAGTGACGGCGAACTTCGTTGACGGGTTCCAGTACGTCCTCGTCGTCGCTGCGGCCTTCGGTATCGTCGCAACGATTGCGCAGCACTTCCTCTACGACGCCGACGAAGATTCGATTGGAAAGTCGTTCGAAGGCTTCGCGCAACTTCGCGACGACCTCCAGTCGCTTCCCGAGACGCTCCGGCCGCTTCTCATTGCCGACACACTCATCCGGTTTGCAAACGGCATGGTGTACGTCTTCTTCGTCATCGTCGTCACCGACTTCCTCAAAGTCGGATTCACGGGTTTCGGCGTCTCGCTTCGGCCGGATGCCTTCTTCGGAATCTTGCTCGGCGTCGAGATGGTCGTTGCGCTCTTGACGAAACTCCCCGTCTCGAAACTCGCCGAGCGGACCGGTCTCAAACCGGTTGTCGGACTCGGTTTTTCCGTTTACGCCATCTTCCCCGTCCTTCTCATCTTCGCGCCACGTAACCAGTGGGTACTCGTCGCGCTCTTTGCCTTCTCGGGGCTCCGTTTCGCTGGTCTCCCGGCCCACAAAGCGCTCATCGTCGGTCCGGCCGAGCGAAATGCCGGTGGCCGCGTAACTGGGGCCTACTACCTGATTCGAAACACGGTGGTCATCCCGAGTGCGGCACTCGGCGGCTGGCTCTATGCGAACGACCCGACTGTCGCATTCTCTGTCGCGTCGCTCGTCGGTATCGCCGGAGTTGGCTACTTCGCACTTCGCGGAAAAGAGTTCGAGGCGTACGCGAGCGGGGCGTAGTCTCCTCTCCGGAGCGCTCCCGCCTGTGGATGCGTTCTCACTTGTTGGAACGTATTTCCCTCAGTTAGGCCGTATCAGTTGAACTTCGTAGTAGTACATTTCTTCGAGGTCATCTTCGAACACGAGGTGGATGAGTGCTTTCTCATCGGCAGCGATGTTGTTCGTCACGTCGGTATCTTCGCTGATGAGTTCTCCCTCTTCATCGTACACTTGGCCAACGACTTCTATCCGCCCGATACTCGATGTGGTCTTGACCGAGAGACCAACGTTGTAGGTACCTTTCTTCTCGTCGACCGTCGCGTAGTTCTGCCACGACTTGGCGGACAGAAAGTCAGACGAGACGATGACACCTGGAATGTCTCCTTTCAGCAGGAGTGTTCCAACGACCTCGGGGTCGTCGTCGTCGCGTTCGAAGTCGATTCGGTCTTCCGGCGGTACGGGGGTCGGTTCTGGAGTTGACTCGGGCGTGGACGTTGTATTAGTCGCCGGTTCAGAGGTTTCCTTCACCGGTTCTTTGGTGCTGTCTGCGCCACCGCTGTTCTGTTCTCCGTCCGATTGGGGGGTGTCTCCCCCGAGACATCCGGAGACGAGCACGATTCCCGCTCCGACGCTGCTGAGGAACTTGCGCCTGTCCATGAATGTTGTATCTTCATATGTATACTAATTTATGATTGTCCTGAATATCAGACGTTAATGGCCTCGTGAATGTAATTTGGAGGTTATGATGTGTATTACGATAGTAGTACGAGTTGTGATAGGTTAGCCAATAGAATCGCTGACACTCGCTGATGATGCTTGGGGAAAATCCGTCGCAGTCACGTATATTCAGCACACTTGTCGGCGGGAATAACTCCGTGCGGAGGCTGTGTGCAACTCACGAGATCCACACAAAGATTCAACTTACTAAAAATACATCTTTGTTCATGAATATTGGGATACTCGGTGCTGGTCGACTCGGCGGAACGCTGTCCCAACTGTTTGTCGAGGCAGGCCACGAGGTCGCCGTCGCGAACGCGAGTGGTCCCGAGTCTATGGAGGACCTGTCTGAGGTACTTGGGCCGCAACTCCACACGGTGCCCCCGGTTCGTGCGATTCAGTTCGGCGATGTCGTTTTCCTCGCGATTCCCTTCAGAAAGCGTGACTCGCTTCCCGATGCCCATCACTTCGCAGAGAAGGTAGTCGTCGACGCGATGAATCCGTACACGGAGAACTTCCACGTGATGGACCTCGGCGATGACACCTCGTCAGAACTCGTCGCAGCACAACTCCCGGATGCAACGGTAGTCAAGGCGTTCAACACGATACACTGGGAGACACTTCGCGACTTCGGGCATCCCGAACTGCCGGAGTCGGAGCGAATCGCTATCTTCCTTGCAGGCGACGACCCGGATGCCAAGGTAGTCGTTGCCGACCTGATACGCGACCTCGGATTTGGCCCGGTCGATGTCGGTGGTCTCGTCTCCGGAGGTGAACTGTTGGAACCCGGCTCTGCGTTGTATAAACGCGAGATATCGACGGAAGAAGCTCGCAAGACCGTGCGAAGGCTGCGTGCTCAGTAAGGAAACCCGCCGCCCGGCAAATACCACATAATTATTAGTTGTGTATTCACCACACTACATCTAAACCAGTTGGAACTCGTGACTTTCACGAAATAGAACTGTTCACAAATAGCATGGATTTAAGAGCCGCCATCCCAGAACGATGGATGTCAGGCACCATGATGGCACAGACGAAACGATGGAAGAATTCACGCGTAACGTACGACGAGGCTACCGGGGCATACCGAGTCGACCGCGATACTGGAGAACCACTGAGTACGAATGTGGTCTTAAGTGTTGCAGCAATTGAGGGTGTTCAGCCAACACATCTCCCACCACTCGCCAACACTATCGACCCAGATGCGCTCGACTCCTTGTTTGGTTGTTCGAACGATGCAATCCTCTCCTTTTCTTATGCCGGGTACCGAGTTACGCTCGATGCAATCGGTTCCCTCGAAGTGGTCCCCGTCGGCAACCCCCAGACCCTCCAGTAACTCCACCGCTGCGTAGCGAGCCGACGCTCACTTCGATACTACTCACGTCGAGGAGTGCCATATGATCAGTACTGGTATCGCGGCCCTCGTTCTCTGGAGCATGTCATGGAATCGTCCCCAAGGAATTGGGTTCACCCCGACCTTCAGCGAATCGGCTGTTAGATAGTGTGTGCTATCTATCGTGCGTCGCTCAAACGAGCAGCCCCGTACCCGATGAGGACCCCTACCGAGATGACAACCAAATCAGAATCCACAGTCACCACGCCAAACAGGCTCAGATAGTTGCTGAGGAGGAAGAATACGAATCCGAGTATAACTGCCCCAAAGAGCGATACGAGGTCTTTTGTCTGAATTGTAGACATTACCTCACGGAACTCCTGTCTACAATAAGTACTTTCCTTGCCACTTACCGTTCATTTGTCAGTAATGGGCGTCGGAGAACGGTTTTCTGACGCCCTAACGTCTCTTAAGTGGGAACTCCCGCTCGTTTTCGTTTCTCCCCGATTTCCGAGTAAGCCGCTACGGGTTCGCAGTAGGCACTGCCTGAACGGGTTCGTCTGACAGTAGGCGATGTATACCAAAACGTCCTGTGAACCTCTCTCACAGTATGTTCGGAACGAGTGGAATTCGAGGTCCGGTTGGCCGAACCGTGACCGCCGAACTTGCCCTCCGAATCGGCCGTGCGGTCGGGTGT belongs to Haloferax mediterranei ATCC 33500 and includes:
- a CDS encoding MFS transporter, with product METRQDAVDTFDSFRQFIGLERDVFVLSLAMFAFSLSFQMTGRYIPEYLRVLGSGATVVGLYGSVGNLIGALYPYPGGALSDRLGSRLSLTLFGTLSSAGFLLWFVAPEVPPVTLAGVSLDPWIWIFVGLFLTQAWKSFGLGATFAIVKQSVPPERLAMGFASTEIFRRIGFLLGPLIAAALLAVTANFVDGFQYVLVVAAAFGIVATIAQHFLYDADEDSIGKSFEGFAQLRDDLQSLPETLRPLLIADTLIRFANGMVYVFFVIVVTDFLKVGFTGFGVSLRPDAFFGILLGVEMVVALLTKLPVSKLAERTGLKPVVGLGFSVYAIFPVLLIFAPRNQWVLVALFAFSGLRFAGLPAHKALIVGPAERNAGGRVTGAYYLIRNTVVIPSAALGGWLYANDPTVAFSVASLVGIAGVGYFALRGKEFEAYASGA
- a CDS encoding NADPH-dependent F420 reductase; its protein translation is MNIGILGAGRLGGTLSQLFVEAGHEVAVANASGPESMEDLSEVLGPQLHTVPPVRAIQFGDVVFLAIPFRKRDSLPDAHHFAEKVVVDAMNPYTENFHVMDLGDDTSSELVAAQLPDATVVKAFNTIHWETLRDFGHPELPESERIAIFLAGDDPDAKVVVADLIRDLGFGPVDVGGLVSGGELLEPGSALYKREISTEEARKTVRRLRAQ
- a CDS encoding HalOD1 output domain-containing protein, giving the protein MMAQTKRWKNSRVTYDEATGAYRVDRDTGEPLSTNVVLSVAAIEGVQPTHLPPLANTIDPDALDSLFGCSNDAILSFSYAGYRVTLDAIGSLEVVPVGNPQTLQ